One Pieris napi chromosome 22, ilPieNapi1.2, whole genome shotgun sequence genomic region harbors:
- the LOC125060619 gene encoding glyoxylate reductase/hydroxypyruvate reductase-like, which produces MMSKRVLIVNKTFPKVGLDLLRNKLQVTVLPYVDYEPDMLPEIKKNIIGIEALIWNTKHRLTKDLIDLAGPQLKAVTTMASGVDHIDVQELAKRGIPLGNTLHSLDNAVADITVGLVIAAARGFKAGIREVESGEWKFGVQWKLGQDIAGSTVGVVGLGGVGQAVVRRLKGFDVARFIYSGRSDKPEAKSLGVERVPLDQLLKESDFVILACPFTPETKHLINAETLKLMKRTSVVINIGRGDLINQDALYDALKEERIFAAGLDVVTPEPLPNSHPLVSLPNCCIIPHLGSATHKTRDAMATTSAQNILLAMNGEKMVYPVC; this is translated from the exons ATGATGTCCAAAAgagttttaattgttaacaaaACATTTCCTAAAGTCGGATTGGACCTCTTGCGAAATAA aCTACAGGTAACGGTGTTGCCATACGTGGACTATGAACCTGATATGTTACCAGAAatcaagaaaaatataatcggGATAGAGGCTTTAATATGGAACACGAAACATCGCCTAACAAAAGATCTTATAGATTTAGCtg gACCCCAGCTGAAAGCCGTAACTACTATGGCTTCTGGTGTTGACCACATTGATGTGCAGGAGTTGGCTAAGCGGGGAATTCCCCTGGGCAACACTTTACACAGTCTAGACAATGCCGTAGCAGACATCACCGTTGGTCTTGTGATAGCCGCCGCCAGGGGTTTTAAGGCTGGCATTCGGGAGGTTGAAag tggcGAATGGAAATTCGGTGTCCAGTGGAAACTTGGGCAAGATATAGCGGGAAGTACTGTCGGTGTAGTGGGTTTGGGCGGGGTTGGGCAGGCAGTTGTGAGACGATTGAAAGGGTTCGATGTCGCGAGATTCATATACAGTGGTCGATCTGACAAGCCCGAAG CCAAATCTTTGGGAGTGGAACGTGTCCCCTTAGACCAATTACTGAAAGAGAGTGACTTTGTGATCCTCGCCTGTCCTTTCACACCTGAAACCAAACATCTAATTAACGCTGAAACCCTCAAATTGATGAAGAGGACATCAGTCGTCATCAATATTGGCAGAGGAG ATCTAATAAACCAAGACGCATTATATGACGCTCTGAAAGAGGAACGTATCTTTGCTGCCGGCTTGGACGTGGTGACTCCGGAACCATTGCCGAACAGCCATCCTCTTGTATCTCTCCCGAATTGTT gtataaTACCACATTTGGGCAGTGCCACGCATAAAACCCGTGACGCTATGGCTACCACGTCAGCACAAAATATACTTTTGGCTATGAATGGAGAGAAAATGGTATATCCTGTATGTTAA